The genomic stretch GGAAACGGCGTATGGACGTACATAACATCGCCGATGACCAGCGGGCCACCCTCGTGCCCGCGCAGGACGCCGGTCGAAAAGGTCCACTTGACCTGCAGATCCTTCACGTTGTCCTTGGTAATCTGGTTGAGCTTCGAATACCGGTGATTGGCGTAGTCGCCGGTGGGCATTGCCCAGTTCTTCGAATCTGCCGCGAGGGCAGTCAGTTCGTCATTGGCAAGTGCCGTGCTGGCAAGGGCAGCTGCCAGAAATCCAGCAGCAGTCAGAGACAGACAGGCAGAGGTTTTGGTCAGGCGCATGCGTAGTCCTCCCGATGCAGTTATTCACCCGAGGCACGTCATCGCGGCACAACTGGTCCCAAAGACCTGGTTTGCCGGTCATGGACGTTCATGCTGTCTGGGATCGTCTTCCGTCAGCGTGTCACGATGTCTGTCGGCTTGAGCAGCGGGCACCGTTGCTGCCGTACCGATTTTCACCTGCGAAGCCTCGTCCCTCCCATAAGACAAAACCTTGAAGCCGGATGACAAAGATGACGATAGGATACAATAGCCGTATAGGCAAGATTAAATACATCAGAATGGTGCGTTGCGAAAGAATTGCTGCGGCGCAGTATCAAAGCATACTGCTCACGGCCGGGATTTTTCTTTAATCCAGCCCCATCAATTGCTATGATAATACTTAGGTATTTGAAGCATGAACCTTACCCATCGCTTCCCGAGCCCCTCGGAGATCACCTATGACGCTCGCCCAGAAACGCCGCTCGGTGTTGTTTTTCGCGGCTATCATGTATGCGGCCGGAGCCTCTGCCGCGCAGGATTATCCAACGATCGCTGTCGCCGACTACGTCTATGGATGCATGAAGGCCAACGGAAATTCCCGGCAGGCTCTGGAAAGCTGTTCCTGCTCCATAGATGTCATTTCCTCCATCATACCCTATACCCGTTATGAGGAGGCGGAGACCTTTCGAAGCCTTGGTTTGATCACAGGTGAACGAGGCGTCCTGTTTCGCCAAAGTGCGCCTGCACGGTCCGCGACGGCAGATCTGCGACGAGCGCAGGCAGAGGCAGACGTCCGCTGCTTCTGATACGGACGCACCTTCCCTTACGCACTATATGAATGATCAGGCGAAGCCATCCACGCCGGCAAACTGCTGCTTGAAGGCGCGAACCAGTCGGTCCAGATGGTCCGCATCCCTTTCCGGCCGGGGCAAACCGACGTTGAAAATGCCGACGACTTTTCCTGGCCTGGGCGATAGAACGATGATCCTGTCGGCAAGCAAGAGGGCCTCGCGCAAGTTGTGCGTCACCATCAACGCCGTGGTCGGTCGCGTCGACCAGATCGTTACGAGAAGACTTCGCAGTCTTTCGGCGGTTGCCTCGTCAAGCGATACGAACGGCTCGTCCAGGAAGAGGATGGAAGGCTCAGTCGCAAAGGCGCGGGCAAGAGCGACACGTCTCGCAAGTCCAAGCGACAGTTCGGAAGGATAAAGGGTCTCCAGCCCAGACAGGCCAAGAGCCTCGAACAGTTCGTCGAGCACGACCTTCTTCAGGGACGGAGGCAGCGTCAACCGGATGTTCTGCTCCACCGTCCGCCATGGAAGGAGCACCGGCTCCTGAAAGACAGCCGCGATGCGGTGACTGTCTCCGGCCGGCATCCGGATGCTGCCTGAATAGGCTCGATCAAGACCGAGCAGGATGCGCAATGTCGTAGTCTTGCCGCATCCTGACGGACCGAGGAGGCATGCAAACTCGCCCGACCCGACTTCGAAGGAGAGGTCTCGTAGAGCGACGACGCCTACGCCCTCCGTCGAGCGGAAAGTTTTTTCACGGATCTCGACCTTAAGCGGCGCGGCGACGCCAACGGCTTGCATGCTGTTCAACGGGCTGCACCACAACGAGTTCGATCATCAACATGATGGCAACGAAGGCCAGGGTATAGGCCAGGATACCGGCGACATCGAAGATCTGGAAATAGAGGTAGATCTGGAAGCCGACGCCATTCGAGCGACCAAGCAGTTCCACCACGAGGACGATCTTCCAGATCAATGCGATGCCTGAACGTGATGCCGCGGCAAAGTAGGGCTGGAGTTGCGGCACCAGGATATGCCGGACCCTATCTAAGTTGGTCAGGCGGTAGACCTGTGCCATTTCCATGAACCGGTCGTCGAGTGCGCGTGCCCCTTCGCGCATCGTGACAACGACGTTCGGGATCTTGTTGACCGCCACGGCGCCGATCGCGGCTGCTTCCGTCAAGCCGAACCAGATATAGGCAAGCACGATTATCACCAGGGCCGGTATGTTCAGGAAGAGAACGAGCCAGGGATCGAAGAATGAGTTGAGCCGTCGTCGTCGGCCGAGCAGAATGCCGATCACGGTCCCGACCACCATGGCGATGACATAAGCGGCAGCGACGCGCCACAAGGTCATTATCAGATGGTAGACGAGATCGCCACTGATCAATTCGGCGACGATGACACGCCATACCGCCGCTGGTGGTGGCAGCGCGCGACTCGGCCAGAGTTCCGCAACCAGGCTCCACACCAGCAGGAGGCCGATCAGGGATGCCGCGGTGCTCGCCAGCGGCAGCAAGGCGCCACGCCCGCCGCCGCGACGCTCGGACACCAAGCCGGCCCTGGCATCCTCGTCAACGTTCATGCCTTCAATGCAGCCCAATAAGTGCCGGGCGCCATTCGCCGTGCCTTCCCGACGAGCTTCTCGCCGCCCAGGGTGGCGAGGACTTCGTAGAGTTTGGCGGCATCCTGCTCCTCCTCGGCAACAGGACGCTGCGGAATACCTTCGCGATACCGATCGCGCAGCACCTCAAGCGCTCGCCCTTCTGCCCTCACCAACGGCGCAAGCCGCTGCCATTCCGGATCGGAACTGGCGAGCAGCGCCTTTGCCTCTGAACTTGCTCGAATGAAGTTCAGCGCCACCTCCTGGTTCTGGTCGGCCCATTCCTCACGGAACACATAACCGAGAGCCGATACTGGTCCGGATGCTCCGAGGCCCCGGGCCGCATCGTCGGCGCCGACCAGCCGTCGGAAGCCCTCCGCTTCCAGGCGAGCACAGAAATGCCAGAAGTTCAGGACAGCATCCAGTTCGCCCGAGAGCGCCTTCTCGGCGAGGAGTGGCGGGGCGCCGTACACGATCTCTGCTTCCTTGGCGAGGTCGAGTTGGTGATCCTGCTGGGCAAGGCCCTGGATCAGCAACCAGCTCTTGTCCAGCGGCCCACCCGCGACTCCGATCTTCTTGCCGACAAGGTCGGGCAGTTGACGTAGGGCGGAGTCGTTCTCGACCATGAGGGCCCCCACTGCCGTTGAGTAGGGCGCCAGTGTCAGCGTCTCCCCTTCCGACCGCTGTCGCGAGACCCAGAGCCAGTCGGACACGATGACATCGAGATCGCCGGCCAGCATGGCGACATTGGTTGCGTCCTCGCCGGCGAAGTCTAGAACTTCGACCTCGACGCTGTTCTTCCGGTCCAGACCATGATGCTTGATGGTATTGAGTTCCCAACTGACGGTGCCGAACTTGAGGACGCCGACCTTGATCCTCGGCAGGTCGGATGCCCCGATCGCCGGAAAGCCCAAGCTGGTCGCCAGCAAAGCAAGCCCCAAGCCACCAAATCCTCGTCTCGATATCCCCATGTCACTCCCCCTGAAGTAGGTTTGCCCGTCAGATATCACGGCTCCCATCGGGATATACGCATTTCCAGCGTACAATCTTCAACGCAGGGCGACCTTCCGACCATCGCGCGATGCGGCTGGGCGCCGAAATCATGCATTGCATGAGAGAGCCTTCGCTTTCGAAATAAAGATGCTCGTCGCGGCAACTGGTAGGGCTGGCGAACAGACACACTGTCAGGACAAGATCGACGAGGTTCAAGGAAGCACCTTTCTTGCGTGAATGCGCAATATCGAAGGCCGAGCGCACGTACCCGACAGAAGCTCCTCAAGGTGCCCGATGAAAAGCTTCGAGCAGAGTATGCCCTGCGCGGATATGCGTCAACTAAGTGTACCGCGTGGACCACGCGACTATGTTGACTCGCTCAAACGAAGGTCTACCTTTCTCCGCGTGTACAGCGCATCCGATCGGAGCGCACCACTACACGAAAAACTGGACCTCCGGGAGGATGTGGAATGCAGCTTACGGTAATGGTTGGGGCGGCGGGCCTCGTGATCGCGATGGCCGGTCAGTGTCTTGCCCAAGACGCTGCAGCCGGCGAGAAAGTATTCGCCAAATGCAAGGCATGTCACGTCGTCGAAGGCGACACAAACAAGATTGGTCCCTCTCTCAAGGGCGTCGTCGGTCGCACCGCAGGCACGCATGAAGGGTTCAAATACTCCAAAGCCATGGCCGAGGCAGGAGAGAAGGGTCTCGTCTGGAACGACGAAACGCTTGCGGAGTATCTTCACGACCCGAAAGCTTACATCAAGGGCAATAAGATGGCGTTCGTCGGGCTGAAGAAGGATGAGGACCTCGCAAACGTGATCGCCTACCTCAAGCAGTTCCCGTAAACTAGCGGTTCTCCAGCGTCTGCGAGATGGTCTTGACGAGCGCGTACAAGCGCTGCTCGATCAAGGTCGGCACCTCGCAGACGAAGGTGAGAGACTGGACCCGTTCCTGGAAGATTCTCGTCTGGAAGACGAGCCGGCCGTTGCGAACAGCGACCTCGTTGGGATCAGCGTCCGCTTTCGCCCGTAACGCATCGACAGCCGAAGCTTCCTTGCGCAGTGCGTCTGCCAAGTCCCTCTGCTTATGGGCGTACCGGCCGATACCGCTGATGACCTGCGAACGCTCGCGGTTCATGTGATCGAAAAGCCCCCTCACCAGCTTTGCAAGCCGCATCTGCCGCTCTTCCGGCGTCAGCCTGGTGGCAAAATCGCGGATCATCTGCTCTGCATCGGCCAAGGGCACGCGCCTGGCCGCGACCTCTGCGACAAGATATGAAACGTCGGCATCATCTGCCCATTCGCTTGCCGATGGCGGCAGTTCCGGTCCGGTCCAGATCTGCGCAAGTGAGAGTTCTGGCACCTTGCGCTGGATGCAGGGCCACTCGGGATCATCTCCCTGAGCCGTTAGAGCCGGCCCGACGAGAGCGCCGTGCAACAGGAAGGCTCCGAGGTATGTCATCACGCGCGCCGAGAACCTCATGTGTTTCCTCCTCCATCCTGCCTGCGGCTGAGCAGGCCTTTCGATGGGTCATAGGCAAAGATGGCGCCGCCCAGGAAGAGCAGGATGCACCCGACCACGACCGATAGGGAATACCATTCGATCTGCCCGTAGAGCGCGAAGCGCACCAGTTCGACGGCGTAGGTAAAGGGGTTGGCGAGGCAGATCTTGTGAAGAAGCGGACTAGCCTCCTGGATGCGCCACAGAGGGTAGAGCGCCGAAGAAGCGAAATACATCGGGAAGATCACGAAGTTCATGATGCCCGCAAAATTCTCCAGCTGCTTGATCATCGAGGAAAGTAGCATGCCGAGTGCGCACAGCATCACTCCCGCGAGAAAAAGCGCCGGCAGGATGAACAGGTAACCGATGAGCGGTGGCTTCACGCCCCAGAACCAGGCGATTGCCAGGAAGACATAGACTTGCAGGATCGAAACCGTGACACCCGCCAACAGCTTCGACACGAGCAGGAACCAGCGCGGGAAAGGGCTGACCAGTAGGGTCCTCATATTGCCCATCTCCCGGTCGTAGACCATGGAGAGCGAGGACTGCATGCCGCTGAACAGCAGGATCATCCCGCATAGACCAGGCGTGATATAGACTTCATAGAGGACATAGGTCTTGTAGGGTGGAATGATCGAGACGCCCAGGACCTGCCGGAAGCCAGCCGCGAAGATGAACAGCCACAACAGCGGGCGCACGAGCGAGGAGATGAAGCGCTCCCGCTGGTTCAGGAAGCGCAACGCCTCCCTGAACACGATGCCGCGAAAGCAGATGAGGTAGTGGCGCAGACTGAAGCCGGACCTGCGGCCGCCGGCGGCGGCGAGCATCTCGGCCTGAACTTGCGACGTCATCGCAGCACCTCCTCCGCCTGCACCTCGGATTGAGTGAGTATTCCGAAGGTTTCACCGATATTCTCGGCGCCGGTCGCCGAAACGACATCCGAAACACGGCCATCCGCCAGCACCCTGCCCTTGTGGAGCAGGACGACACGATCGCGGACATCGACTTCGTCGATCAGGTGCGTCGCCCACAGGACACTGATCCCCTCTTCCGCCACCAGGGTTCTTATGGTCGCCAGGATATCGGCACGGGACTGGATATCGAGACCAACCGTGGCTTCGTCCAGCAGGAGCAGCGGCGGCCGATGCAGCAGGGCGCGGACGATCTCGACGCGACGCATCTGGCCGCCCGACAGCGCCCGGACCTTGTCGTGCAGGCGATCGCTCATACCGACCTGCTGCAAAAGCGTCCCTATCCGCTCCCTCGCCGCAGCCCGGCCGATCCCGTGCAGGGACGCGTGATAGGCAAGATTCTGATCGATACTGAGGTCGAGGTCCAGCGTACGGGCCTGGAACACAATTCCGAGACGACGAAGCGCCTGGCCCGGCTGCCTTGCGATGTCATGCCCGAAGATGCGGATCGCGCCATGCCGGGTATCGTAAAGATGGCAGATCAGTGAAAACAGCGTTGTCTTTCCGGCACCATTGAGGCCGAGCAAGACCGTGAAGCGGCCTTGCGGGATCGTGAAGGACACATCTGAAAGCACCCGTTTGCGACCATAGGCGTGGCTTACGCCGGACACTTCCAGAGCGGCGGGCGGGACCATGGCTTCATCCGCCTTCACATGCTGCATCATCCCGCCTTCCGTTCTCCGCTACTTGATGATGATCGTGCCCTGCATTCCCTTGTCGGCCAAGTCCGGCACCGACCAGGTGTAGGTTCCGGGACGGATCGTCGTGAACTGCACCTGCATCGTCCCTTCCGCGTCGAATTCCAGCCAAGCAGGTGCCCCGTTCATGTGAACCTCAAGATCGTTGATGACGATCTGGTTCATCCAGACATTGCGGAACAGGTCTGTGTGAAATTTATACTCCAGTCCGGCAGCAGAGCTAATCTTCCAACGATACCCCTGCCCGGCGATCAGTTCGAAGTCCTTCTGGTTCACGGTGAAACTGTCTTCCGCCGACCCCAGGACCAGTTCCGGGACGTCCTTGCTGGCCCGCGTCACCTTCTCCGTCGCCGCGGCCGCCGGTGCCGGCGCATCATCGTCGTCACCATCATCGGCATCCTGCGAGAATGCCGGCACCACGGAGACGGCGAGCCCCATGAAGGCTGCGAGAGACAGTCTGCGATAATAGTTCATTTCAATCCTCCTCCTGAAAACGCTGAAACTATTGCGGCGACACAGCCACGCCCCACGGAAGCGCCCCGACCGTCACCGATTGGACTGGCTCGTCGGTGGCGACATCGATGAAGGTGATGTCGTTGGAGACGCCGTTGGTGCTGATGATCGTCTTCTGGTCCGGCGTGAAGGCGAGCTGCCAGACACGCTGGCCAACCAGCACATACTTCTCAACCTCATAGGTCTCCGTATTGACGACAGCGACGCGATTGGCGGGACCGAGCGCGACGTAAGCTTTGGTGCCGTCCGCAGTAATCCGGACCCCGACGGGTTGGATCGCTTCCGATCGCAGACCGGGGATCTCGAAGGAGATCTTCTGGGTGATCTCGCGACTTTCATTGTCGATCACCGAAACGGTGCCGCCGATCTCGGCACTCACCCACACTTCGGAATTGTCCGGCTTGAATTCGGCAAAGCGCGGACGGGAATCGACCAGCACGTTATGCGTAATCTCGTTCGTGGCCGTGTCGATGAAATGCGCCATGTTGGTTGTTTCGGACGTATTGACCATCGTCTTGCCGTCCGGACTGATCCCCATCCCCTCCGGCTCCACGCCGACTGGAATTTCGGCCACCACGCTCTTGCTGGCGAGATCGATGACCGTGACCAGGTTGTCGTCCTCGTTGGCGACATAAAGCATCTTGCCATCGGGCGAGAGCACGAAGAGCTCCGGATCCGGTCCCGAAGGCAGTGAGCCGACGATCTGATTGGTGGCTGTATCGATGATCTCAATCGTGTCGTCGTCGCTGGCACACAGGTAGATGAACTTGCCGTCATGCGAGATCGTGATGCCGCGAGGCCGCTGGCCGACACTGATCGTGTGGACCACCTCCATGGTGGTGGAGTCCACGACGGTTACCGTGTTGTCCTTCTCGTTGGAGACATAGACCATGTAGGCTGACGCGGGCGTGGCAAGGCCAACCGCGAATACAAGCGCGCCTGACAAACAACTCTGTCTTCCAAGCATTCCAGATCCCTCCTCACACGTTTTCAGTCCAGAACGCATGTCGTTTCCGGTTGATCGACCCCGAGCGTGTCCAGCTCCGACACCTGATGCAGGAACCCCTCCTGCGGCGAGGTCGATACCACCGACCGCCCGTCGCCAAGGAAGATCGGCTGGCGCAGCTGCCCGTTCCAGGTCCGGAAGGTCAGCTTCTGCCCCTTGAACGCTGCAATCGAAAAATCAGGGCTTCGCAGGTAATCTGCAGTTTTCGCGGCCTCGGCGCTGTTAATACGCGTCACGGCTTCGCCGACGACCCGCACCGCCGTCCAGGCGGCCATGTCCTTCCACAGCATCCGCCGCCCGTTCGCCTTGGCGAACCGGTTCTGGATCTGCGTGCCGCCCCATTGCTCGCTGGCGGGATGCCAGGCAGACGGAATGAGGCCGGCGGTGCCGGCGACGGGCCGAGGCGTCCAGGTTCGGTAGGGGACATAGGTACCGAATACCTCGCTCTCGTCGGCCACCAGAACGACGTCATGCTCGGGAAAATCCTGCGTGAAGACCGGCATCTGGCGCTGGATCTGGACGACGCCTGAATCCGTCCTGCGGGCGGTCCCGGTATCAGTGAACTCCTTCTCCAGCAGGATCTCACCGCCGAAGCGCTCTGCGGCACGACGAAGCGCATCGGCAAAAAGCTTGTCCCGCTCATGGGAGCCATGGATCAACACCCAGCGAGGCCATTGCTTCCATATGAGATATTGCGCCAGCCCATCGGCTAGCATGCTGCGGGTAGGAGCCGTGTGGAAGACGTTCGAACGGCAAGCCTCCTCGCGCAGCCGATCATCCGTGGCACCGATGTTGAAGATCAGCACATCCCGATCCCGCGCGAGATCGGTGATCGATAGAAGCTGCTCGGCGGACAGGTCCGCCAGGATGTAGTTCACCCCCTTCGAGATGAGTTCCTCTGTCGCCGCCTTCACATCCGCATCAAGTTTTACCTCGGTCACGTCGAGCGTGTAGGTCTGCCCAAGGAACTTACCGGTCGTGTTGTTGTCGGCGATTGCCACGTCGGCCCCAGCCACCCCTTCGTCGCGTGGCGCGACATCGAGTACGGAGAGCGCGAGCTGTGGCTCATAGGCGCGAAGGTAGCCCAGCTTGACCTGTACCTGCGGCACGGCCGATTGCTGCGCCGCAGTCGGGAAGACACCGAACAGAACGAGAAAGATAGCAATGAACGGCAGGAAGACAGCAGGCACCGGATCCCTCCACGGATAAACCAGTCCCGAAGTGGTTCGGAACTAACGTCTTTTCGGTGCCGAAGCGAAGACTATCCCGCGACAGGATTTAATCAACCCCTCAATCTGGAGGCGGGCTCCCAAGATTTCGTGAGCCACGCGGGGCTTGGATGCTGCGCCAAACAGCGTATGATGACCGTGGCTCAAACAATGGGCCACCTGGAAGGAGGAAACATGAAGAAGACATGGAAGAAGCCAGCGATGTGCACCGTCGCTGTGGGGATGGAAATGTCGCGTTATTTTCCTGCCCAACTGCCTGCGAAGAAATAACTGACGATCACCGTCTCACCCGCCCAGCGGGTGAGACGGGCCTCGCATGCTCAGGAAAGCCACGGCGTCTGCCTTGGCGGGGAGAAGCATTTGATGCGGCTGAAGATCCTGGGATCCGCCGCTGGCGGCGGTTTCCCCCAGTGGAACTGCAATTTCCGCCTGAGCCGGGCGGCCCGGATGGGCGCCGAAGGCGTGAAGGCAAGAACGCAATCCAGTCTGGCCGCTTCTGCCAATGGCGTTGATTGGGTGATCTTCAATGCCTCCCCCGACATCCGCCAGCAGATCGCCGCCACGCCGGAACTGCAACCCGCCGAGGATGCACCGCTCCGCTCGACGCCGATCGCGGCAGTCGTGCTGACGAATGCCGACGTCGACCACATCGCCGGCCTTCTCAGCTTGCGGGAGCGACAAGCTTTCGTCATCTATGCGACGCGGCGCGTGCTCGATGTGCTGGATCAAAACTCGATTTTCAACGTCCTCGATCCGAGGGTCGTTCAACGACGCGAGCTACCTCTAAACGTCACCACCCAGGTCCTCGATTGGCAAAACAAACCGACGGGCCTTACGGTAGAGCCCTTCCCCGTTCCGGGCAAAGTGGCGCTGTTCATGGAAGACGAAAGCAAGGCCAACACCGGGTTCGGGACGCAGGCGGGCGACACGATCGGCGTCCGGATTGCAACGGATGCTGAGAACGTCGCGGCCTTCTACGTTCCGGGATGCGCCGCCGTCGACAGCGACCTGAAGACACGTCTACATGGAGCGCGCTGCCTCCTCTTCGATGGCACCGTCTATACCGATGACGAGATGCTCACATCCGGCGTCGGATCCAAGACGGGGCAGCGCATGGGTCACATGCGTATTTCCGGCCCGGACGGCTCGGCGGCAGCCTTGGCCGATGTGGAGATCGGCCGCCGCATCTACCTCCACATCAACAACACGAACCCCATCCTCGACGAGAATTCCGCTGAAGCGGAGACGGTACGTGGACGCGGCTGGGAGATTGCTCATGACGGGATGGAGGTGGTGCTGTGAACGAGTTTGCGGATGCAGCAAGAGACGGTCTTTCGCCCGAAGCGCTGGAGAAGGTTCTGCGCGAGGTAGGCGTCAGCCGCTACCATAACCGCCACCCGCTGCATCACAAGATGACGGCAGGCTCGCTGTCGAAGGCACAATTGCAGGCCTGGGCGCTGAACCGCTACTGCTATCAATCAGTCATTCCTCGAAAGGATGCCATGATTATCGCCCGCGCCGAAGATCCTGCTTTCCGTGCTGAATGGCGAAAACGCGTCGAGGATCACGATGGCACGGACGGCTGGAACGGCGGCATCGCGCGCTGGTTGAAGCTGGCGACCGGCCTCGGCCTCGATGCCGACCTCGTGAAGAGCCAGAAGTCAGCACTGCCGGCCACACGCTTCGCCGTCGGCGCTTACCTGTCCTTCTGCACGGATCGTACGCTGCTGGAGGCGGTGGCCTCGTCACTGACCGAGCTCTTCTCCCCAGTGATCATCGGCGAGCGCGTTCCGGCCATGCTGGCGAAATACGACTACGTGACAGAGGATATCCTTGAATATTTCCGGCCAAGGCCGGCGCAGGCCTCGCGCGATTCGGATTTCGCCCTAGCCTACGTACTGGCGAAGTCCGACACGCCGGAAAAGCAGCAGGCGGTGATCGACGCCCTCGTCTTCAAGTGCGACGTACTCTGGGCCATGCTGGATGCCCTTGAGCAGGCCTATGGGGATCACGGCCATGTGCCGCCCGGCGCCTTCGATCCGAAACGGCCACAATGATGCCGCGGCGGGAGCGCAGGATCGTGACTGCAAGCTCCATCCCGGTGCTGAAGCGCCATGTACGCCTGCAATATGATCCGGTCCGACAGGCCTGGGCCCTCCTATCTCCGGAAAAGGTGTTCTGGCCCGACGAGATCAGCCTAGACATTCTGAGGCTGTGCGATGGGAAGCACTCGGTCAGGCAGATCCTGGATCACCTGGCGTCTGTTTATGAAGCCCCGCCCGAAGAGATTGCAGAGGACGTTGAAGGCTTTCTCCAGGAATGGTCAGATAGATCTTTGGTGACGCTATGACCCAAGCGATACTTCCGCCGATCGGAATGCTGGCAGAACTGACGCATCGATGCCCGCTACAATGCGCTTATTGCTCCAACCCGGTCGAACTCCTGAAGGCAAACCGGGAAATGGCAACCGAGGCTTGGCTTGCGTTGTTTGATCAGGCAGCAGATCTCGGCGTGCTGCAAATCCACCTGTCGGGAGGCGAGCCGACTCTTCGACCGGACCTGGAGGTGCTCGTGCAACGCCTGGCGAGTCGCGGCGTCTACACGAACCTGATCACGGCCGGCGTCGGCATCGCCGAGGGACGGATGGAAGCACTGGCACAGGCGGGACTGGACCATGTCCAGGTGAGTTTCCAGGGCGCATTTGCTCCAACGACCGAAAAGATCGGCAACCATCGAGGCGCTCACGAGAAGAAGATGGAAACGGCAAGGCAGGTGCGCGCCGCCGGCCTGCCACTGACAATCAACGCGCCGATCCACCGGCACAATATCGAGGAAGTGCCGGCCTTCATCGATCTCGCCCTGGCCCTCGACGCCGAGCGGCTGGAGATTGCCAATGTGCAGTATGCCGGGTGGGCGCTCCTCAACCGCAACGCCCTGATGCCGGACCGTGCGTCGGTCGAGCGCCAGGTTGAGACGGTGCGCAAGGCCCAGGAAGACCTCTACGGCGTCCTGGCCATCGATTTCGTCACCCCGGATTATTTTGCCATGTATCCAAAGCCTTGCATGGGCGGATGGGCACGCGATGCCTTCGTGGTAGCACCGGACGGAAGCGTCCTTCCATGCCATGCCGCCGGCACCATTCCGGATCTCGTCTTCGACCGCTTCGGAGACAAGAGCCTCGCGGAGATCTGGCTTCAATCAAAGGCCTTCAACGCCTTTCGCGGGACCGACTGGATGAGCGAGCCCTGCCGCAGTTGCGAAAGGCAGGAGATCGACTGGGGCGGATGCCGCTGCCAGGCGATGGCAATCGCCGGTAGTGCTGCGGAAACCGATCCCGCCTGTGCGAAATCTCCGCTCCACGCCCGGATGGCCGCGCTGATCGATGAGGCCATGGCAGCGGATCGCGAGGAATTCCGGTATCGGCGTATCGGTTCGCCGGTTCTCGAACGTCAGTGACTGCGGCCCCTTCAGAAATAGCCTCGTTTCGCAGCCCCGCGATCGCGTCGAACCCGTCGTGCAGCTGTCGAGTATGAGATGGCGGTCTATCCGCGCAGCAGGAGCCTCGCGGTGGCGTCTTCCGGCATATCAACCTGCTCGTGCCGCCTAAGGATCCGCGTACGACCATGGGCTTCATTATCATGGAGCCTGAAGATACACCCCCAATGTCGGGGTCCAATGCCATCTGCGTTTCAACCGTCCTGCTCGATAGCGGCATTGTGCCAATGGTCGAGCCGGAAACACGAATGGTCCTTGAGGCGCCAGGTGGGCTGTTCGACGTCGTCGCATCCTGCCGTGACGGCAAGGCGGAGCGTATCACGTTCACCAATGTGCCTGCTTTCGCCGACAAGTTGAATGCGACGCTCGAAGTGGAAGGGATCGGTACGCTCACCGTCGACACCGCCTATGGCGGCGACAGTTTCGTCTTCGCCGATGCCCGCGC from Pseudorhizobium banfieldiae encodes the following:
- a CDS encoding ABC transporter substrate-binding protein, whose translation is MPAVFLPFIAIFLVLFGVFPTAAQQSAVPQVQVKLGYLRAYEPQLALSVLDVAPRDEGVAGADVAIADNNTTGKFLGQTYTLDVTEVKLDADVKAATEELISKGVNYILADLSAEQLLSITDLARDRDVLIFNIGATDDRLREEACRSNVFHTAPTRSMLADGLAQYLIWKQWPRWVLIHGSHERDKLFADALRRAAERFGGEILLEKEFTDTGTARRTDSGVVQIQRQMPVFTQDFPEHDVVLVADESEVFGTYVPYRTWTPRPVAGTAGLIPSAWHPASEQWGGTQIQNRFAKANGRRMLWKDMAAWTAVRVVGEAVTRINSAEAAKTADYLRSPDFSIAAFKGQKLTFRTWNGQLRQPIFLGDGRSVVSTSPQEGFLHQVSELDTLGVDQPETTCVLD
- the pqqB gene encoding pyrroloquinoline quinone biosynthesis protein PqqB translates to MRLKILGSAAGGGFPQWNCNFRLSRAARMGAEGVKARTQSSLAASANGVDWVIFNASPDIRQQIAATPELQPAEDAPLRSTPIAAVVLTNADVDHIAGLLSLRERQAFVIYATRRVLDVLDQNSIFNVLDPRVVQRRELPLNVTTQVLDWQNKPTGLTVEPFPVPGKVALFMEDESKANTGFGTQAGDTIGVRIATDAENVAAFYVPGCAAVDSDLKTRLHGARCLLFDGTVYTDDEMLTSGVGSKTGQRMGHMRISGPDGSAAALADVEIGRRIYLHINNTNPILDENSAEAETVRGRGWEIAHDGMEVVL
- the pqqC gene encoding pyrroloquinoline-quinone synthase PqqC, whose amino-acid sequence is MNEFADAARDGLSPEALEKVLREVGVSRYHNRHPLHHKMTAGSLSKAQLQAWALNRYCYQSVIPRKDAMIIARAEDPAFRAEWRKRVEDHDGTDGWNGGIARWLKLATGLGLDADLVKSQKSALPATRFAVGAYLSFCTDRTLLEAVASSLTELFSPVIIGERVPAMLAKYDYVTEDILEYFRPRPAQASRDSDFALAYVLAKSDTPEKQQAVIDALVFKCDVLWAMLDALEQAYGDHGHVPPGAFDPKRPQ
- the pqqD gene encoding pyrroloquinoline quinone biosynthesis peptide chaperone PqqD, producing MPRRERRIVTASSIPVLKRHVRLQYDPVRQAWALLSPEKVFWPDEISLDILRLCDGKHSVRQILDHLASVYEAPPEEIAEDVEGFLQEWSDRSLVTL
- the pqqE gene encoding pyrroloquinoline quinone biosynthesis protein PqqE — protein: MTQAILPPIGMLAELTHRCPLQCAYCSNPVELLKANREMATEAWLALFDQAADLGVLQIHLSGGEPTLRPDLEVLVQRLASRGVYTNLITAGVGIAEGRMEALAQAGLDHVQVSFQGAFAPTTEKIGNHRGAHEKKMETARQVRAAGLPLTINAPIHRHNIEEVPAFIDLALALDAERLEIANVQYAGWALLNRNALMPDRASVERQVETVRKAQEDLYGVLAIDFVTPDYFAMYPKPCMGGWARDAFVVAPDGSVLPCHAAGTIPDLVFDRFGDKSLAEIWLQSKAFNAFRGTDWMSEPCRSCERQEIDWGGCRCQAMAIAGSAAETDPACAKSPLHARMAALIDEAMAADREEFRYRRIGSPVLERQ